In the genome of Dermacentor silvarum isolate Dsil-2018 chromosome 1, BIME_Dsil_1.4, whole genome shotgun sequence, one region contains:
- the LOC119436683 gene encoding aquaporin-10 — MKPNAVTRAWRRVSGCCIEKPLARQALAEMVGTLVLTLVGDCVLASLAVFQLGSTGLAAGPLGWGLAVFLGVLVAGGVSGAHLNPAVTVAMATVGKLAWCKVLAYVAAQYVGAFLASCLVYLVYVDGLVQIDANLTTVYGINATAPVFSCFPAPGVSTLTCLLDQIVSTAVLLVGICAITDTRNMEVSRGQQPLLVGLTVSACMYAFSYNCGNPLNPARDLAPRIFTAMAGWGSAVFSFRAYNWFWVPVVGPHLGAVIGVWVYKLAVDNHWRADDEIDASERKPLLGSPKLIS, encoded by the exons ATGAAGCCCAACGCTGTGACCCGCGCTTGGCGACGAGTGTCCGGTTGCTGTATCGAGAAGCCGCTGGCTCGCCAGGCGCTTGCCGAGATGGTGGGCACCCTCGTGCTCACCCTGGTCGGCGACTGTGTCCTCGCCTCGCTCGCGGTCTTCCAGCTGGGCTCCACAGGCCTCGCCGCGGGACCCCTGGGCTGGGGTCTCGCTGTCTTTCTCGGAGTACTGGTCGCGGGAGGCGTGTCCGGTGCCCACTTGAACCCGGCCGTCACGGTCGCCATGGCTACCGTCGGCAAGCTTGCCTGGTGTAAGGTACTTGCGTACGTGGCAGCGCAGTACGTGGGTGCTTTCTTGGCTTCCTGCCTCGTTTACCTCGTGTACGTCGATGGTCTTGTTCAG ATTGACGCCAACCTCACGACTGTATACGGCATCAACGCCACAGCTCCGGTGTTCTCCTGCTTCCCTGCGCCCGGGGTCTCAACACTTACGTGCCTCCTGGATCAAATCGTCAGCACGGCAGTGCTGCTGGTTGGAATCTGTGCCATCACGGATACCCGTAACATGGAGGTGTCTCGCGGCCAGCAGCCCCTCCTCGTAGGCCTTACCGTCTCCGCCTGCATGTACGCCTTCTCGTACAACTGCGGAAACCCCCTCAACCCAGCTCGAGATCTTGCCCCAAGGATCTTTACGGCCATGGCAGGCTGGGGCTCCGCAGTGTTCTCCTTCCGTGCCTACAACTGGTTTTGGGTACCTGTGGTCGGCCCGCACCTTGGTGCCGTCATCGGAGTCTGGGTCTACAAACTCGCCGTCGACAACCACTGGCGCGCCGATGATGAAATAGACGCATCCGAAAGAAAACCGCTGCTCGGCAGTCCTAAACTGATCTCCTAA